A window of the Hordeum vulgare subsp. vulgare chromosome 5H, MorexV3_pseudomolecules_assembly, whole genome shotgun sequence genome harbors these coding sequences:
- the LOC123451990 gene encoding 1-acyl-sn-glycerol-3-phosphate acyltransferase PLS1 → MAIPLVLVLLPLGLLFLLSGLVVNTVQAVLFLTIRPFSKRLYRQINVFLAELLWLQLIWLVDWWAGVKVQVYADPETWKVMGKEHALLISNHRSDIDWLVGWILAQRSGCLGSAIAIMKKSSKFLPVIGWSMWFAEYLFLERSWAKDEKTLKSGLQRLKDFPRSFWLALFVEGTRFTPAKLLAAQEYAVSQGLTAPRNVLIPRTKGFVSAVSIMRDFVPAIYDTTVIIPEDSPKPTMLRILQGQSSVVHVRIKRHSMSDMPNSDEDVSKWCKDIFVAKDALLDRHITTGTFDEEIIPIGRPVKSLMVVLSWSCLLLYGAHRFLQWTQLLSTWKGVILFATGLAMVTAVMHVFIMFSQAERSSSAKAARDRVKRD, encoded by the exons atggcgatcCCCCTCGTGCTCGTCCTACTCCCGCTcggcctcctcttcctcctctccggcCTCGTCGTCAACACTGTCCAG GCCGTATTGTTCTTGACGATAAGGCCATTCTCGAAGCGATTGTACCGGCAGATCAACGTATTCCTGGCTGAGTTGTTGTGGCTTCAGCTGATCTGGCTTGTGGACTGGTGGGCAGGTGTTAAG GTACAGGTGTATGCGGATCCAGAAACTTGGAAAGTAATGG GCAAAGAGCACGCCCTTCTCATATCCAATCATCGAAGTGACATTGATTGGCTGGTTGGATGGATTTTAGCACAG CGTTCAGGATGTCTTGGAAGCGCAATAGCTAtaatgaagaaatcttcaaagttccTTCCA GTTATTGGTTGGTCCATGTGGTTTGCAGAATACCTCTTTTTGGAGAGAAGCTGGGCAAAGGATGAAAAAACACTTAAA TCGGGTCTTCAAAGGTTGAAAGACTTCCCCAGATCATTTTGGCTTGCCCTTTTTGTAGAGGGTACAAGATTTACTCCAGCAAAACTTTTAGCAGCTCAAGAATATGCAGTTTCACAGGGTTTGACAGCGCCTAGGAATGTGCTGATTCCACGAACTAAG GGATTTGTATCAGCTGTAAGTATCATGCGTGACTTTGTCCCAGCTATCTACGATACAACAGTGATTATTCCGGAAGATTCGCCTAAACCAACAATGCTGCGTATTCTTCAGGGACAATCATCAGTT GTTCATGTCCGCATAAAACGCCATTCAATGAGTGATATGCCTAACTCGGATGAGGATGTTTCAAAATGGTGCAAAGATATATTTGTAGCAAAG GACGCGTTATTGGACAGACATATAACAACTGGTACTTTTGATGAGGAAATTATACCAATTGGTCGTCCAGTGAAATCTTTGATG GTGGttctgtcttggtcatgtctcctCCTATATGGCGCTCATAGATTCTTACAGTGGACCCAGCTCTTGTCAACGTGGAAAGGAGTGATCCTCTTTGCTACTGGATTGGCAATGGTGACCGCCGTTATGCATGTATTCATCATGTTCTCGCAGGCCGAGCGCTCAAGCTCTGCTAAAGCAGCAAGGGACCGAGTGAAGAGGGATTGA